One stretch of Streptomyces sp. R21 DNA includes these proteins:
- a CDS encoding DUF5997 family protein yields the protein MTSHPNPQTMKPATAAKKLGVYLPATPADFREGVISRGELTALQADPPAWLTELRRTGPHPRPVVAAKLGVSIAGLARGGVTEALTTEQIEALQQDVPEWLQKERAVQAAVRQETARLKQQKQEKEQNSGTAR from the coding sequence ATGACGTCGCACCCGAACCCCCAGACCATGAAGCCCGCCACCGCGGCGAAGAAGCTGGGCGTGTACCTCCCCGCCACCCCCGCCGACTTCCGGGAGGGCGTCATCTCGCGCGGCGAACTGACCGCATTGCAGGCCGACCCGCCCGCCTGGCTCACCGAACTGCGCCGCACCGGCCCCCACCCCCGCCCCGTCGTCGCCGCGAAACTGGGCGTCTCCATCGCCGGCCTGGCCCGGGGCGGCGTCACCGAGGCGCTGACCACCGAGCAGATCGAGGCGCTCCAGCAGGACGTCCCCGAGTGGCTGCAGAAGGAACGCGCCGTGCAGGCCGCAGTACGCCAGGAAACCGCACGGCTCAAGCAGCAGAAGCAGGAGAAGGAACAGAACAGCGGCACCGCCCGATAG